The segment atacctactatatatctattgctatctatcggcagttagCGGGTAGTAGTTGGGTTTAAGTGTTGTTTAActttgtattgttttatttctagGTTACGGCATTATCCCAAACACGATCATCGGTGAAATGTTTACGCCGAAAGTCAGAAGTAAAGGATCTACCCTTACCATGAGCATATCATGGGTTTTTGGGTTCACCGTGAACACAGTCTTCGGGATGCTTCTAGAAAGTGTTGGCGGGCATTTTGCGTTTTGGTTCTTTTCGCTTGTTTGCGCTTGCGCATTTATTTTCACACTATTCTTCATCCCTGAGACGAAAGGAAAAAGTTTGTTAGAGATCCAAGAgctattaaataaataggttaTTGTgattaaatgtgttttaaacatttttacagTGCTAGTGTTGGTTTAATTTTACATGACTACCCAAAAAAACCCGTAGAGTTCCATAATCCGTATCATAAGTCTATGAAAGTATGGCGGCcaatatgaaatttttattatttgttgttatagtggcaatagaaacagcactgttaaaattttgttttagacTTACGTCTAACCATATATTTTAGCGCTAGGTATATAAATATCTCATTTCCAAGCTAGACATCGTGAGAGAAAACCCTAAAATTTCGCCAAAATTTTGGGTTTGTAACTCAaatcgtctacgagctagagacccgtgacacgcagagagagagagagacagacagaagagtgacattaatagggctccgatTTTACccttggatacggaaccctaaaagcaaaGATGATAACTCCAATCCAAATCCAAAGGTCACCAATtgaacatacaaataaaaaaaataaaaaagtaggtacatttttatgtCACCTTGTACGATAAAATTATACCAAaaccttcgtgtgtgagttgCAAAACGGTACTTAACCGGTTCGATATGTAACTggttttttttgggtttcgtaAATCGTACGTAAAGGGTAAAATGGAGcctcttctgtctgtctgtctgtctgtttgcgtGTTCCTGATCCCGACTAGCTCATAGACAAAAAGAGGTACAAACTTAGGCATTTGGCGTAGAACGCTGACCTAAAACCGATATTGAATTAGTGATttaattataacttatttttcaGGGGGCATCCCCTCCATGCAATTTAAGGAggcgaaaaaatattttttctttcccTAGTATGTGAGCCGTATCATTGTCTAGAATTTATTGAGTACATATAGTATAGAGAacgaatatatttattaaatggAGGGCCGTCAAAATTGTTAGTTTtaaaccatttttgtgacgggatCTActctaaaaactaaactagttaggaatactATGATGGGAAGTTAAAATTTTGGTTTATTATTCACTGTATTTCATTTAAACAAAATTCATAAAGTCGTTTGTACGTAAGCTGgtttttattggtttttattttacGTTTTTCTGCGAAGTTCTAGCTTGGAAATGAAATATGTAATACACCCGAAATATTAGGTTGTTCATAATGTTACGTTCAGAGCCCTATAAGACGAGACTCGATtcgcacctggccggtttttaatgGAATCTACTACCACTACCGCTGTTTCGGATCGAATATTCTTATATAGATGCAGTGCATAAAGAACCTTAGACTTAATCTTTAGTTATAGATAACAGGATTATTACTACTGTTGTAATAATGATTACCACTAGATATGAGTTAATAGTGCTTTATCCAGTAATAATGTTTATACGAGATAATTAAATAGTGCCAGTGTTTTGTGGGACATAGGTACTCGTACTATTTGGACTTAATTAAATGTGACTTATTAAAGTGTAAATAATATGAAGCttaatttaatacaaataaatgGAAGGACGCGGCAAGTGTTAATAGCAACATGTAGTAAGTatctttaaaatctttttcacactatatatattatatatcacactaatattataaaggcgaaagtttgttcctatgtgtgtgtgtgtgtatatgtttgttactccttcacacaaaaaccactggacagatttggctgaaattcggaatggagatagataatatcctggattagcacatagactaatttttatcgcggaaaatcaaagagttcccacgggatttcgaaaaacctaaatccacgcggatgaagtcgcgggcgtcagctagtgtttcataaacatttacaaggtAAATCCTAAGTAAGCTCAGGTAGTAACACGCTAAATTCCTGgctttcaaaaaggaggagttgTGTGTTCTAGCTATGTGCACCgatttctggaccgatttgcgtaatttttttaatcgatagagaaactttgcgacattgtcccTAAAAAACTTGGATTCCAACTTCTGAATCCTGTTGCTCTAAGAAATTGTGatggtcccacgggatttttaaaaacctaaatctacggggcgaaaacttaaaaaaacaaCGATCAACGATCGTTAGGATCTTAGTAGATGTAGGTAGTAGatacaaaacaaaacattagGAAATCGATatttatctcaaaaaaaaaactttttggatTTCCTGCAAGTTAAAGGTATTACACCTCGCGTAATATACGTAATACGGAGGATAATACGTAAAGCCGTTGGTCCTgcacctgatctctctccgatcGTGTTGGATTGCCAACCCACCAGACTACGAGAGCGAGGGATTAAAGAGTGCATTATTGGTTCATTATTATAAGATTTCAAAAACAAACAATGAAATTAACGTCATAGATTTCTTATCATTTTAAAACCAGTTTTAATCTCAGATGATCTTCAGCGTTAAAGGTCATTATTATAAAGGTGTAAGCATATTGGACCACTCTACcaattattaattgttattatagcggcaatagaagtaCACAGTCTATGGACATGTCAACTCtcttacggttcacgagatacagcccgctgacatacagtcggacggacggacgaacgaacggatggacggaaagcggaagcttagtaacaaggtcccgttggcacccttcgggtacggaacccttataatcgGGACATAGGAAACTAGAAGGGTTAATTCGGACTTCCagttggtcacccatccagCTACCGACTTGGTAACATTGTTTAACCAGCACAATCAACTAATACGCTGACGCAGTAGTCAGCGCTGTGGTCTTGTGAgtggaagtcccgggttcgattcccagcaatttgggaattttcaatttctaaattgtctcggtctggtctggtgagaggcttctgccgtggctagttaccatcctaccagcaaagtcgtgccgccaagtgatttagcgttcccaTGCGATGCCGTGTGGGAACTGATGAGGAGCATCTAGGTTTAATATCCCTTCTAAGTTAtctcgcttccaccttaactgcatcatcacttaccacgaggTGAAAACGAAGACAAGGGCTAATTAACACTTTATGCATATGTGTATTCTATTTTCAGTGTACCTAGGACAGCTAGTGGTAGGCTTTTCGGTGGCATGGTCTGGAGTGATTTTACCTAAATTGCAAGACAGTGATCAATCACCACTAAGTGAACTACCAACAGAGGCGCAGTTTTCTTTGGTTGCTTCTATATTATATGTGGGATGTATAgcaggtattttttttgttaagtaaaaaaaaccgaccaagtgcgagtcagactcgcgcgccgagggctccgtactcggatatttcccccgacattttgcacgataaatcaaaaattttacgcataaaaataaattaaaatctgatatacaatgtacaggtaaagcctttccATATGatatatactttgtataattatcttaccttgaaaattgaaaatactaattattattatttgttttaaaattttcatcttttttgtgatgtaaccacaaaattcaacgtttttggattttttataaaaaaaaaccagccaagtatGAGTCATACTCGCACGCCGAGGGTTCcgtcatgaaaataaataaaaatctgatatagaatgtacaggaaaatccctttcatatgatactcactcggtatacttatcttactttgaaaattgaagcacATTTTAAAAAAGGTTtccagaaagacagacaacaaagttatcctataagggtttcgtttttccttttgaagcaCGCAACCCAAAGCTACTTTAGGAATAGGAAAGGAGCAATttggaaaataatttttcatattttacttGTCTGTCATTTTCAGGTCCATACATAGCTGGATGGCTATCAAACATCAAAGGGCGGAAGCCGTGTCTGTTTTCTGGCGGGGTTATAACCGCTGTATCGTTTTTAATTCTGGCATTAAGTACAAATCTGGCGATGTTGTTATGTACCAGAGTTTTGTGTGGTATTGGAGCTAGTATCGTTGCAGTGATGAACCTGGTCTATATTGGAGAAATTGCGTTAGTATGgtgttatttttacccgactacggcaaagccaaatgattaaatgaatgaaagccaaaagtatgattttagcagtctatctatgtaactatgtatatatgtatccATATtcagtgtgttccaccgtagcacctaaaccaCTACACATcccttatttattattcaattgcCTCTCCcataacttaattaaaattaaatttttaaccgacttaaaaaaaggggaagttctcaattcgtcggatttttttaatgtatgttcctcgattactcaaagatgcctggaccgatttttttttgtttgaaagggtatacattgcaggtggtcccatataaatttggtgaagatctgatgaatatcctcggagatggagaacagaactccttaatggagcaaattgctcgcgatcagtgtaatagcttagtaaacagtagcgttttaactgggcatagcatattataatacagtgggccactaaaaattgtgaaacaaaaaatttcaaaagaataataaaaccgACATGTAAAACCGAAatagtcgagcgagcataataaaagaaactagaaatccaagtgttgaagctcgcccgacttcatacatacattacacgtgtagaaacaaaaattattttttactttttaggtttttgaagtgggttttacttttcttttgatttttttaatatttgaagTGTCTTTCCTCAGATCTACAAACATCAGAGGCACCCTTCTAACAATATTGGGAATATTTCACACAATCGGTGCCGTAATTCTGTATACCGCGAgctattttttttcatattccgGGACAAATTATGTTGGTCTAGCATGCTGCATGGCTTTTACACTGACTACCCTTTTGATACCAGAATCTccattatttcatattttagaaggtaagtaaaCTATTGAACTTGTGGTTggttaaaataagtaggtataatttaccattgcacacaaaaacttgaaaagttacattaGGATTTCGTCAAAGTAGTCGTTTAATTTGGCTTTTTCAATCAGAAATGTTTTAATGATGCAACTGAACTTACAGATGCGACTGAagatgcaaattaaaaaaaaaccggccaagtgcgagtcagactcgcgcacatagggttccgtactcgggtatttttccaacattttgcacgataaatcaaaaactattgtacataaaaataaataaaaatctgttttagaatatacaagtaaagccctctcatatgatacccaacttggtatagttatcttactttgaaaattgaaacacgtttgatttttttttaaatgatgtacctaaccactaatttgcggttttcaaatttatttctgtacttgtgctataagacctacctacctgccaaatttaatgattctaggtcaacgggaagtaccctataggtttcttgacagacagacagacaacgaagtaatcctataagggttccgtttttcctgttgaggtacggaaccctaaaaaaaataacaaaacctATTTATGTTTCAGGTAAAGATGCCGCGGTTATAAAAACGCTACATGATCTAGGCAGAAGCGAAGACATATACAAAATGTTGGCAGCAAAAAaagaattcaaaaataatactGCCAAAAAAGACTGGATTGAACTGTTTAGCCTCAAAGGCAATAGAAAAGCACTATCCATTGTTCTTACTATGAGCGTATTTCAACACTGCAGTGGGGTTATGGCTGTAGTGTTTTTTGCTGGGACAATTTTCAAAATGTCTGGATCTACTATAGAAGCGAATATATCTATGCTGATTATTGCAGCTTTTCAAATGATTGGTAGTTTTATCGGGCCTTTTATGGTCGAAAGGAGCGGGAGGAAAGTTTTGTTAATTGTCTCTAGTTGTATATGCTCTTTGGGAATGGTGAGTATTCTTAATTCTTTGTGTTTATTGAAGATATTTCgcaaatcatatttattttgtgattggATGAATGATTACTCTATGATTTTGCGATAGACGTGTTATAGAGAAAGAaattacactaatattttaaaggcgaaagtttgtatgtgtgtgtgtgtgtgtgtgtgtgtgtgtgtatgtttgttactccttcacgcaaaaactactggacggatttggctgaaatttggaatggagatagataatatcctggattagcacataggctacttttaatcccggaaaatcaaagagttcccacgggatttcaaaaaacctaaatccacgcgggcgaagtcgcgggaatcggctagtaatttttattacaagAGTTTAGCTTGTATCACAGATTAGAAATACTATCAACGATAAATACACAGGCTAAAGGACAATAGGCAAAATACAAGGACCTTGTTCCTCACAGCGGAAGGGGCACTATTATAATAAGATTAGAATACAAGATATACACAATTAGAACACAAAACAAGACAAAAGTAGAGTTCAAATAgatataattaactagctgacgcccgcgacttcgtccgcgtggatttaggtttttcgaaatcccgtgggaactctttggttttccgggataaaaagtagcctatgtgctaatccaggatattatctatctccattccgaatttcagccaaatccgtccggtagtttttgcgtgaaggagttacaaacatacacacacacacacacacacacacacacaaactttcgcctttataatattagtgagattTTAATGATCTGTTTCAGTTCCTATTAGGACTCTTCTTCTATTTGGACCATGTAGAGAATCCTGTGATTGATAAAATTAAGTGGGTTCCATTGGCCGTGctcatattatttttcattggaTATGATGCTGGTAAGTTTAAAAAGTCAAGTGTAAAGTGTCAAGTTTTTGGAGAATATCTGCTAtatgtatacagggtgtttggtaattagtatataatgacgacacgtacccatgctactttatctgataaatacaatgctgaagtaaaatgacgaaataaaattataaaaatttccatacaaaatttaaaaaaaaattggttgtctgtaaagtcggtttactgacgatagttgaacgtgacaacaaaggccgattgtgcttctttgtcgctcgttccgcgctctcgcttgcacttcaagccttacatggaacgcctcagagcgaggtaacgccgcatgagtcatgttttttcgtgcgtgcagccggctctatcgaattataagacgttgtcacgtcaaaatcacgtcaaaaaaaaaaatatgtcaaagttttcatgaccctaacgtgccctaactcactgagatcgttggccatcttggtatatactaattaccaaacaccctgtatatctaactattaaaatataacacTTGATTAAGAGCtggttcacacaggctgcgtaagcgttgcgtaaacGTAGATTAGagcgtaccattgcgttatttgtaatgtatggaactgtatgaaacatgacatAGGCCAAACATTCTGAGAGGtgacctgtgttcagtagtgataAGAGTAGGTGATTATAATGGTGATGTGTTCGAagatttttggggttccgtacctcaaaaagaaaaacggaatccttataggatcactttgttgtctgtccgtctgtcgtgtctgtcaagaaaacctattagggcacttcccgttgaccatgaatcatgaaatttggcaggtaggtagatcttatagcgcaagtaaaggaataaatccgagaaccgtgaatttgtggttatatataCACACATGTGGTTATATATATATcacacaaaataaattaaaatgtgtttacgaaaaatttaattcactaaatcccatatagatggcgcagatcgttattaacttgcagagtgcACTACATAGagatgttaggtatatcttgtacgatagtacggaacccttcgtgtgcgagtccgactcgcacttgaccggcttttcaaaaaaaatttttttttcagggttGGGCATAATCCCAAACGCTCTGATCGGCGAAATGTTTACAACAAACGTAAGAAGCAAGGGTTCTGCAGTAGCCCTCACATCTTCATGGCTAGTCGGATTTGTGGTCATCACGATTTTTGGCTCAATCATAGAAAGCTTAGGTTATATAGCATTCTGGATTTTTGCCGCTACGTGTCTTGGAGCTGtgttttttacaatattttgcgTTTTGGAGACCAAAGGGAAAAGTTTGTTAGAGATTCAAGAATTACTAAgcaaaaaatgaatttaaaataattataatagcctatagtcctccgtcactcgcttcatactaAAGTAGTAACtacagtttctagaatatgtctgcaaaatttcatggactttggttgcttaatattcaaatgaaattggaactacgattgtatgaagcaagtCATGAAGAGAGCTTTGTGATAACTAAGTGTTCTCATAAGAATTCTATGAATATCAGAATAAAGCTTTAAAATGATGTAATTGagatttttaatgatttttagtTCTCCCtgtaatatttttcataattattatgacgttGTGTCAAAACAATATGCCACGTGGGTTCCATGGTGCATCTATTTTACTCTGGCCACATGCTGGGCACTGAATcttgtcataatttttgaaGTTCCATATCTGAAGGGACCCAAatcttccgtccgtccgtctgtctgtcagtgggctgcatctcgtgaacttctattgccgctataacaacaaattacaataatttcaaaatggccgccatgaaaattaaaaagtgttatattttcttctatgatggtacggaaccctttccgtgcgaatccgactcgttGGACTAGATGGTCGCTTATCGAAGACCTTGAATGTAATAAGATAACAATGATGATCAGTATTAAATAGCTCCTTTAACAAGGTTTGTGTAGGCGCTATcttaattgctgtgattggctgaattcaaGATTTTCCTGCTGGCAACAGTATTTTGGCCAATAGCGAAAGTCATGGGTTTTGCTAATCAGAGCGTGATTGCAATCATCACACTGTAAGTAGCGATCGATTTAACGAAAATCGATCATTTCTTCTTAATATCATGAATATCgaatgatgataataatcttATCGTCAAAATATCGATTACGAGATAAGTTTTactcatattaaaataatattatgttatcctCCAGTGCGTAACAAATTTTGTCAGAAATATTACCTAcctctataatattttaaaagcaatataAGTAATGCGAAGTAATGCATGATATTTGAATAATCGTGAATctgaagtaataataatttaataaatgtttGTAACCACAGAAAGAATTCAGAAAAGGCATAGAAGTGGTAAATGAGTGTAAGATTGTCGCACAGATGACTAGAAACACCAGAGcacgtttttgtaaaaatagaTGTATTTGCATTATGTTAAGGTATGATTCACGTTGCTTCCGTTGCTAGAGAAacctactagaagatgcccgcgacttcttccgcgtggatttaggtttttaaagatcccgtgggaactgtttgattttccgggataaaaagtagcctatatccgcccccgggatataagctgtaccaaatttcgccagaatcgtttaaactgttgggccgtgaaaaggtagcagacagacagacacacagacagacaggcaggctgacagacagacggacgcatttataatattagtatggattttttttctgttgaatattattatattaatgttgAGACCACGTACGTACGACCACGACCACGTACCAATGTTGAGGCAAGCGCAGGGTAAGACGACTTTCAAGCCCGCTGCTGGACCGATGACacgaagaaggtggcgggaagcgagtggatgaggaaggcggaggaccgtttGGTAGCGCTCTCTTGGAAAGCAGTCCAGCTGtggattgattgattgaattcacataaaatgtaaatagcttAAAATCGACGACATGCTACatataccatttctattacctatTTAGAATTGTGCTTTTGTGAAAGAAACAAGTGAGTTTGGAGTATTTTCTCATTAAGTACATTtaacaaaagtttaaaatgttttttgaaataaCTGGGAAGAAACGGCAAGTACTGGCTTCAATGTGTAGTaagttacctatttattaattaggtcCTAGGCAATACTCGCGACTTtagccgcgtggatttaggtcttaaataaaaaatctcgaGAGAACTCAGTGATTTCCCGctcccgggacaaaaagtagcctataccacTTATCAGGTCTTCgcttacataatatatctatcaAAAATAACATTGATGTTTCCGTTGCAGTGTTGAAGGAAAACCAACACataaacaaactttcgcatttataatagacttgcaacgaatattcggttactattcggtattcggcctattcggctgcttttattatattcggccgaataccgaatatctacatattattcggccgaataccgaatacttaaataatatattttgtcatagagaaataattggtaaaatgaaaaattaaaatcgattgattacgtatatattcatttcagttataatcatttaagtagtcattcgtgcataacacaggtacataatcatcttctgaattggaaaaatggagaattctatgtatttgaattattgtggtaatcaaaatttagaagggtaaggttctcatttcttttataatcatttattaagtagtcattggtacataaaacaggtacacaatttaatccaatttaataaaaaaatccagccgaatacatttgcctaatattcggctattcggtcaggggcctcgccgaatattcggtattcggtatactgccgaatatactattcgttgcaagtcttttataacattagttattttttccggggtaaaaagtataGCGGAGCCTAACGATCTGTAATTTGATAAGTTACGTTGCTACGATGTGATTTGTCGGATAAGAGTATAGAGTGATTTTAAGTAACAAAATATcatgttgaaggaaaacatcgtaccTAAGgaaataatgttttcaaatgtgtgtgaaggcTGCCAACCCACAATTAAATTAGTTAGTATGGGGGACTATTACCTAAGGCATAAGCCATAGTCATTTTTCATCCAGGTTAATTACTACATCCagatctctcagaatgagatgaaGTCTGAGTTTAGCTCTTGCATATTTTCAGTATACATAGGACAATTGCTGATAGGCTTTACAAATAGCTGGACGGTGCCTATTTTGCCAAAGTTACAAGATCCCGAACAATCGCCGCTTCCAAACTGTCTAACAGAAACCCAGCTTTCTTTAGTTGCATCTTTGTTATTCGTGGGATGCATCCCAGGTAACTATCAGGTTGCTTCCATTTTGTTATTTGCGATTTATTTGCCTGGTAGCGATGTGGGATTCATTCGAAAACAATCGAATAAATCgatttttcttattaatttacGATAACAAATAAACAATCG is part of the Maniola jurtina chromosome 24, ilManJurt1.1, whole genome shotgun sequence genome and harbors:
- the LOC123877804 gene encoding facilitated trehalose transporter Tret1-like, coding for MKLNLIQINGRTRQVLIATCMYLGQLVVGFSVAWSGVILPKLQDSDQSPLSELPTEAQFSLVASILYVGCIAGPYIAGWLSNIKGRKPCLFSGGVITAVSFLILALSTNLAMLLCTRVLCGIGASIVAVMNLVYIGEIASTNIRGTLLTILGIFHTIGAVILYTASYFFSYSGTNYVGLACCMAFTLTTLLIPESPLFHILEGKDAAVIKTLHDLGRSEDIYKMLAAKKEFKNNTAKKDWIELFSLKGNRKALSIVLTMSVFQHCSGVMAVVFFAGTIFKMSGSTIEANISMLIIAAFQMIGSFIGPFMVERSGRKVLLIVSSCICSLGMFLLGLFFYLDHVENPVIDKIKWVPLAVLILFFIGYDAGLGIIPNALIGEMFTTNVRSKGSAVALTSSWLVGFVVITIFGSIIESLGYIAFWIFAATCLGAVFFTIFCVLETKGKSLLEIQELLSKK